ATGAGATGTCCTGAGTGCGGCAAACTACAATTTAATAAGTTATCGCTGTTCTCCTTTTCAGGTCGCCGGATGCTGGAGATAAAATGTAGCTGTGGATCAACACTATTGGAAATCTCCAAAAGTAAAAACGGCAGTTACCGGTTGCAGTTGCCTTGCGTCATTTGTGAGATTAAACATCAGCGCATAATTTCCGGGGCTAGGCTTTGGTCACCGGAGGTAATTAATTTATATTGTCAAGAAACCGGTATTGAGCTGGGTCATTTGGGGCCGGAAGAAAAGGTTCGGGAAGCGATAATGAGTTATGACTACGATTTGGAAACACTGATTGATCAATTTGCCGGAGAAGATTACTTTAACAACTCCCACATTATGTACCAAGTTATTAATCGGTTACATGATATCGCCGAAAAAAGCGGTTTATACTGTCAATGCGGTAATGACCAAATAGAATTGGAGATCTTCCCCGATCGAGTGGAGTTGCAGTGCAAAGAATGTAATAGCGTAAATATTATTTATGCCGAAACCGAAGATGACTTAGAGGTAATTCAAAGGACCGATTTCATTGAATTAACCCAACATGGCTTCAACTTTTTGGATAGCTTAGCCAATGGCAATGGCAAGCACAAACCCAAAAAAAGTAGACGCAAACGCAACAAACACCACTAAACCGTAAATACTATGCTCGGACAAGTGGTCCGAGCATTTTAACTGTTCAGCCCCACATGGGATGAATATACTAATTAGGTTTAGCGTATAGTTAAATATAATCAAAATATTACCATTACATAACATTAATTACAGGCAACGCTTTTTGTAGGGGTTCGATTCATCAATCCCACAGAAGAAGCAGTTGTGGATGGTAACAAATGTAATTCAAGGACAAACGTTGCTTTGGCGGGCTCAATGAATTGAGCCCCTACATCCCTGCAACAACTATGAATATTTGAATTAAAAAAAGACTGGGGGAATTTTAAAATGGCACTGGTTACCGTTGCCGAATTACTGCAAAGGGCGGAAGAAGGCAAGTACGCTGTGGGCGCTTTTAACTGCAATAATATGGAGATTGTACAAGCAATTATCGCTGCTGCCGAAGCAGAACAGTCTCCGGTAATTATTCAAGCCAGCCAAGGGGCAATTAAGTATGCCGGTCTGGAGTGGATAGTGGGCATGGCCAAGTTGGCCGCCGAGCAAACCACTGTACCCGTTGCTTTGCACCTGGATCACGGCACCAGTTTTGAACAATGTGTGCAATGCATTAGAGCAGGCTTTAGCTCGGTAATGATTGATGGTTCTAAACATCCCTTGGAAGAAAACATTGCCCTAACCAACAAAGTTTTAGAAGTGGCCAGAGCGGTGGGCGTTTCAGTGGAAGCAGAATTGGGTAAAATAGGTGGTACCGAGGACGATATCACTGTGGATGAAAAGGATGCCATGTTCACCAGCCCAGAGGAAGCCAAGATATTTGTTGATCGCACCGGCGTAGATGCCCTGGCGGTGGCCATTGGCACCGCCCATGGTCAGTACAAGGGCGAACCCAAGCTGGATTTTGAGCGGTTGAAAAAAATCAAGAGTATGGTGGATGT
This is a stretch of genomic DNA from Peptococcaceae bacterium 1198_IL3148. It encodes these proteins:
- a CDS encoding class II fructose-1,6-bisphosphate aldolase, translating into MALVTVAELLQRAEEGKYAVGAFNCNNMEIVQAIIAAAEAEQSPVIIQASQGAIKYAGLEWIVGMAKLAAEQTTVPVALHLDHGTSFEQCVQCIRAGFSSVMIDGSKHPLEENIALTNKVLEVARAVGVSVEAELGKIGGTEDDITVDEKDAMFTSPEEAKIFVDRTGVDALAVAIGTAHGQYKGEPKLDFERLKKIKSMVDVPIVLHGSSGVPDEAIKKAISLGVRKVNIDTNIREAITYTIRQVLADKPNEIDPRKVIGPGRDKAIEVIREKIRVFGSNGKA